From the genome of Argentina anserina chromosome 4, drPotAnse1.1, whole genome shotgun sequence, one region includes:
- the LOC126791263 gene encoding germin-like protein subfamily 1 member 11 — MMKGAHFAAAAAFALLALATFHLVSASDPSSLQDFCVALKTTETDSAVFVNGKFCKDPKLVKADDFFLSGFQIPGNTTNPLGSKVTPANVEQIEGLNTLGISLARIDYAPYGGLNPPHTHPRASEILVVMEGTLLVGFVTSNPENRLITKVLNAGDVFVFPVGLIHFQFNIGKGKAVAFAGLSSQNPGLIIIANNVFGSTPPINLDVLTKAFQVDNNVVQYLQKQFWYDNN; from the exons ATGATGAAGGGTGCTCATTtcgctgctgctgctgcttttGCCCTACTGGCACTGGCTACCTTCCACCTTGTCTCTGCCTCTGATCCTAGTTCTCTCCAAGATTTCTGTGTAGCACTTAAAACCACCGAAACTGATTCTGCTG TGTTTGTGAATGGGAAATTCTGCAAGGACCCAAAGCTTGTAAAAGCAGATGATTTCTTCTTGTCCGGGTTCCAGATTCCCGGAAACACAACAAATCCGCTTGGTTCCAAGGTCACCCCAGCAAATGTGGAGCAAATAGAAGGGCTGAACACTCTTGGTATCTCCCTTGCTCGCATAGACTACGCACCATATGGTGGACTTAACCCTCCTCACACCCACCCTCGGGCCTCCGAAATCCTTGTGGTCATGGAAGGCACACTATTGGTTGGCTTCGTCACATCCAACCCTGAAAACCGCCTCATCACCAAAGTGTTGAACGCGGGAGATGTGTTTGTCTTCCCAGTTGGTCTTATTCACTTCCAGTTCAACATAGGAAAGGGCAAAGCTGTGGCTTTTGCCGGACTGAGCAGCCAGAACCCAGGTCTCATCATCATAGCTAATAATGTGTTCGGCTCCACACCTCCAATCAACCTTGATGTTCTCACTAAGGCCTTCCAGGTTGACAACAATGTCGTTCAGTATCTCCAGAAACAGTTCTGGTATGACAACAATTAA